A window from uncultured Desulfobacter sp. encodes these proteins:
- the thiM gene encoding hydroxyethylthiazole kinase: MSLKKDLQAEIIHAVETVQQTNPMAGSVTNTVTINFVANAQLAVGGSAAMVYMPDEAQFLAHAGGAAYINVGTIEPVYEKTLPTMAKTLHTGGKPWVLDPVAVGIGELRTRLLLDFKSCKPSIIRGNASEIIALAGLWALAGGTETSNVRGVDSQDPVTAARAAAVALAQWTGGAVAVSGKQDLVTNGSIVALCYGGSHFMEKITGSGCSLGGVMAVYATAASAFIAALTGTAVYNLAGRRAAEKTDAPASFQVHFLDELYRATPEEIADNPFDIEEI, encoded by the coding sequence ATGAGTCTTAAAAAAGATCTTCAAGCGGAAATAATTCATGCCGTTGAAACCGTGCAGCAGACCAATCCCATGGCCGGGTCCGTGACCAACACGGTGACCATCAATTTTGTCGCCAATGCCCAGCTTGCCGTGGGCGGTTCGGCAGCCATGGTCTACATGCCCGATGAGGCGCAGTTCCTGGCCCATGCGGGCGGGGCTGCCTACATAAACGTGGGCACCATTGAACCTGTCTATGAAAAGACCTTGCCGACCATGGCAAAAACCTTGCACACCGGCGGAAAACCATGGGTTCTGGATCCTGTGGCCGTCGGCATTGGAGAACTTCGCACCCGGCTGCTGCTGGACTTTAAATCTTGTAAACCCAGCATTATTCGTGGCAATGCATCTGAAATTATTGCCCTGGCCGGGTTATGGGCGTTGGCTGGCGGCACCGAAACATCCAATGTCCGGGGAGTGGATTCCCAGGACCCGGTCACCGCAGCCCGGGCTGCGGCGGTGGCCCTGGCCCAATGGACCGGCGGGGCGGTGGCTGTTTCGGGCAAACAGGATTTGGTTACCAACGGGTCCATTGTCGCCCTTTGTTACGGTGGCTCTCATTTTATGGAAAAAATTACCGGGTCCGGCTGCTCTCTGGGTGGTGTCATGGCAGTCTATGCCACTGCCGCTTCGGCCTTTATCGCCGCATTGACAGGTACGGCGGTTTATAATCTGGCCGGACGCCGGGCCGCTGAAAAAACAGATGCCCCGGCAAGTTTTCAGGTTCACTTTCTTGATGAACTGTATCGGGCAACCCCCGAAGAGATTGCAGACAACCCTTTTGATATAGAGGAGATTTAA
- the nhaR gene encoding transcriptional activator NhaR — MKEGSITAASSRLSLAQSTISAQLTKLEESFGGKLFNRQGRNLEATDLGQLVFRYADKIFPLGRELMDQIHSRPVVGPLSLNVGIVDVVPKLMARKLIEPALCMERTVRLACHEGKEKDLLADLALHNLDLVISDGLPKPGPSVKTYNHFLGECGITFFAEKKLAQSLPDTFPDCLNKAPMVMPMTMSWLRGALDQWLDRLSIHPVVVAEFEDNALLTVFGQAGDGVFMCPTIIESEIQTQHQVEIIGRCNKIKERFYAISVERVLKHPAVVAITDTARHSVFFSE; from the coding sequence ATGAAAGAAGGCAGTATTACTGCCGCCAGCAGCAGGCTCAGTCTTGCACAGTCAACCATCAGTGCCCAGCTGACCAAACTGGAGGAATCCTTCGGCGGCAAGCTGTTTAACCGGCAGGGACGAAACCTGGAAGCCACGGATCTGGGGCAACTGGTGTTTCGCTATGCCGACAAGATATTTCCGCTGGGACGGGAACTGATGGATCAGATTCACAGCCGGCCGGTGGTCGGCCCGCTTTCCCTGAACGTGGGAATCGTGGATGTAGTCCCCAAACTCATGGCCAGGAAACTCATTGAACCGGCCCTGTGTATGGAAAGAACCGTTCGCCTGGCCTGCCACGAAGGCAAAGAAAAGGACCTGCTGGCAGATCTTGCCCTGCACAATCTTGACCTGGTGATCTCCGACGGACTGCCCAAACCCGGCCCCAGCGTGAAAACCTACAATCATTTTTTAGGCGAATGCGGCATCACTTTTTTTGCCGAAAAAAAGTTGGCACAAAGCCTGCCCGACACATTCCCGGATTGTCTGAACAAGGCTCCCATGGTCATGCCCATGACCATGTCGTGGCTGCGTGGTGCCCTCGACCAATGGCTTGATCGTCTGTCCATTCACCCGGTGGTGGTGGCCGAGTTTGAAGACAATGCGCTGCTCACGGTTTTCGGACAGGCCGGAGACGGTGTATTTATGTGCCCCACAATCATTGAATCAGAGATTCAAACCCAGCATCAAGTGGAGATCATCGGCCGGTGCAACAAGATCAAGGAACGGTTTTATGCGATCTCTGTCGAACGGGTTCTCAAGCATCCGGCGGTTGTGGCCATCACCGACACCGCACGCCATTCCGTATTTTTCAGCGAGTAA
- a CDS encoding thiamine phosphate synthase: MRSKLDISAYFVVGPENTKGRPVAPVIRDAINAGITCVQVRSKTASARQLIELTGQAADVIAQTGKSGTVTLLVNDRLDVILAARKQGIKVDGIHVGQTDIPVDVCREYLGPDAVVGLSARTHELFEYIKHADVSLIDYFGAGPLHETQTKPDSGLDIDGKRITRSIEDIKTLAQLSSISVVVGGGVKLADIPALAKTGVAGFFVVSAISEADDPGFEASKLVRAWNQHKR; encoded by the coding sequence ATGAGAAGTAAATTGGATATTTCAGCATATTTTGTGGTGGGTCCGGAAAATACCAAAGGCCGTCCTGTGGCACCCGTTATCCGTGATGCGATAAACGCAGGGATTACCTGCGTTCAGGTTCGGTCAAAAACGGCATCTGCCCGGCAATTGATCGAACTCACCGGCCAGGCGGCCGACGTGATTGCCCAGACCGGTAAATCCGGCACGGTGACCCTGCTGGTGAATGACCGCCTTGACGTGATTCTGGCGGCAAGAAAACAAGGCATAAAGGTCGACGGCATCCATGTGGGCCAGACGGATATCCCTGTGGATGTCTGCCGGGAATATCTGGGGCCCGATGCCGTTGTGGGTTTATCTGCCCGAACCCATGAACTGTTCGAGTATATAAAACATGCCGATGTCAGCCTCATTGACTATTTTGGCGCAGGCCCTTTGCATGAAACCCAGACCAAACCCGACAGCGGACTCGATATCGACGGAAAAAGAATAACAAGAAGTATTGAAGATATTAAAACGCTTGCCCAACTCAGTTCCATCTCTGTGGTGGTGGGCGGCGGCGTCAAGCTTGCCGATATCCCGGCCCTTGCCAAAACCGGCGTTGCCGGTTTTTTTGTTGTCTCTGCGATATCAGAAGCAGATGATCCAGGGTTCGAAGCCTCAAAGCTGGTCAGGGCCTGGAACCAGCATAAGCGGTAA
- a CDS encoding MlaD family protein, producing the protein MTQKTNYFKLGLFVILAFALTAAMLIAFGAGQFLKTETLAETYFNESVQGLNVGSEVKYKGVKIGAVKSITTPTKVYDIASNYVLVTFSLSEDCYVGQTGESPKERMKKAVDDGLSIFLSFNGLTGSAYLETDYKKNEPDELEIPWTPENLYVPSRPSNIKQVSDAITRAMETLGSMDFKEMKQDFSALLKSLNITKVTDQAESLLKELRRTNKDLAKLLTSGELKQMLADAGASMADLKQIVQTAKVPIQQTLADINTASGSFKRMTTGLEQGYEGKLAEMADQMDTVLASLEKTSQLLQNMVWTNADVIEKTIGNLENTADNLNQFTRELRDYPGSILMNAPPKTSTSGEVK; encoded by the coding sequence ATGACCCAGAAAACCAATTATTTTAAACTCGGCCTGTTTGTTATCCTGGCCTTTGCCCTGACGGCAGCCATGCTGATCGCCTTTGGTGCAGGCCAGTTTTTGAAGACCGAAACCCTGGCCGAAACCTATTTTAACGAATCGGTACAGGGCTTAAATGTCGGATCGGAAGTGAAATACAAAGGGGTAAAAATCGGTGCCGTGAAATCCATCACCACCCCCACAAAAGTTTACGATATCGCCTCAAACTATGTGCTGGTCACCTTTTCCCTGTCCGAAGACTGTTACGTGGGACAGACCGGAGAAAGCCCAAAAGAGCGCATGAAAAAGGCTGTTGACGACGGACTTTCCATCTTTTTATCATTTAACGGCCTCACCGGATCAGCATACCTGGAGACCGATTACAAAAAGAACGAACCGGATGAACTTGAAATTCCCTGGACCCCGGAAAATCTTTATGTGCCGTCCCGTCCCAGCAACATCAAACAGGTTTCCGATGCCATCACCCGGGCCATGGAAACGCTTGGGTCCATGGATTTCAAAGAGATGAAACAGGATTTTTCAGCCCTTCTCAAAAGCCTGAATATCACAAAGGTAACCGACCAGGCAGAAAGCCTGCTCAAAGAGCTCCGCCGGACCAACAAGGATCTGGCCAAACTCCTAACATCAGGCGAGCTTAAACAGATGCTGGCCGATGCCGGCGCATCCATGGCAGACCTAAAACAGATTGTTCAAACGGCGAAAGTTCCCATCCAGCAGACCCTGGCTGATATCAATACGGCATCGGGCAGTTTCAAGCGCATGACCACCGGGCTTGAACAAGGTTACGAAGGGAAATTAGCTGAAATGGCCGATCAAATGGATACGGTTCTGGCAAGCCTTGAAAAAACATCCCAATTACTGCAGAACATGGTCTGGACCAATGCTGACGTCATTGAAAAAACCATCGGCAACCTGGAAAATACCGCCGACAACCTCAACCAGTTTACCCGGGAACTGCGAGATTATCCGGGCAGCATTCTCATGAACGCGCCACCCAAAACATCTACATCAGGAGAGGTGAAATAG
- a CDS encoding ATP-binding cassette domain-containing protein: protein MSETIINVRHLFAGYNNNAIMEDLNFDIQSGEVFVILGGSGCGKSTVLKHMIGLVPPVSGQVLIHGKDMVAARGKERNRLLAGIGVAFQNGALFGSMTVLENVMLPLIEFTDLPRQAIEAIARVKLDLVDMGHALYLLPDELSGGMKKRAAIARAMALDPAILFLDEPSAGLDPLTSAELDRLILELARALNITFVIVTHELESILTISDRVIMLGKEKKGIIAQGDPKKLKADPSNPYVYNFFNRNPS from the coding sequence ATGAGCGAAACCATTATCAACGTCAGGCACCTTTTTGCTGGGTACAACAACAACGCCATCATGGAGGATCTCAACTTTGATATCCAAAGCGGTGAGGTGTTTGTTATCCTGGGCGGTTCGGGCTGCGGCAAAAGCACGGTACTCAAACACATGATCGGCCTGGTGCCGCCGGTATCCGGCCAGGTTCTCATTCATGGCAAAGATATGGTAGCTGCCCGGGGAAAAGAGCGAAACCGACTGCTTGCGGGTATTGGCGTGGCCTTCCAGAACGGCGCGCTGTTTGGCTCCATGACTGTTCTGGAAAATGTCATGCTACCCCTGATCGAATTTACGGATCTTCCCCGCCAGGCCATTGAAGCCATTGCCCGGGTCAAGCTGGATCTGGTTGACATGGGGCACGCCCTCTATCTTCTGCCCGACGAATTGAGCGGCGGCATGAAAAAAAGAGCGGCCATTGCCAGGGCCATGGCCCTTGATCCGGCCATCCTGTTTTTAGATGAACCCTCTGCCGGACTGGACCCCCTCACCTCGGCCGAACTGGACCGCCTGATCCTGGAATTAGCAAGAGCCCTTAACATCACCTTTGTCATTGTCACCCATGAGCTTGAAAGCATCCTGACCATTTCCGACCGGGTCATCATGCTGGGTAAAGAGAAAAAAGGCATCATTGCCCAGGGCGACCCCAAAAAGCTCAAAGCCGATCCGTCAAACCCGTATGTATATAATTTTTTTAACCGGAACCCATCATAA
- a CDS encoding DUF364 domain-containing protein, whose amino-acid sequence MNINDIYMQLKDALKAEIVRHDLADKRIDIKCKPLTVKEAIGTPEHDDYPIVKGKEVMMAATFNGAVGQSFTDEYTDVSLSVDGLLELDHTKTSDRAIFIAGLNAVYRSLNLCEKTIHCKDKEPVQCAENLIDLPEFSGKKILLVGLQPRFLEYLAKQNTMRVLDLDPDNVGTEKFGVKIESGENVEEPLEWCDMVFATGSTIVNGTITTFLNSGKPAVFFGVTISAPAKILGLSSYCHCGA is encoded by the coding sequence ATGAATATCAACGACATTTACATGCAACTGAAAGACGCCCTGAAAGCAGAAATCGTCCGCCACGACCTGGCAGACAAAAGAATTGACATCAAGTGTAAGCCTTTGACCGTCAAAGAGGCCATCGGTACCCCCGAGCATGATGACTACCCCATTGTCAAAGGCAAAGAGGTGATGATGGCCGCAACATTCAACGGCGCTGTGGGACAGTCGTTTACGGACGAATATACGGATGTCTCTTTGTCCGTGGACGGCCTGCTTGAACTGGATCACACAAAAACCAGTGACCGGGCCATTTTTATCGCCGGGCTTAATGCGGTTTACAGGTCCTTGAATCTTTGTGAAAAGACAATACATTGTAAGGACAAGGAGCCGGTGCAGTGCGCCGAAAACCTGATCGACCTACCGGAGTTTTCAGGCAAAAAGATTCTTCTGGTCGGCCTTCAGCCCAGGTTTTTGGAATACCTTGCCAAACAGAATACGATGCGGGTTCTGGACCTTGACCCGGACAATGTAGGCACCGAAAAGTTTGGTGTGAAGATCGAATCCGGTGAGAATGTTGAGGAGCCCCTTGAGTGGTGTGACATGGTATTTGCTACTGGGTCCACCATTGTGAACGGCACCATTACCACGTTTTTAAATTCGGGTAAACCTGCCGTGTTTTTCGGGGTGACCATCAGTGCCCCGGCTAAAATTTTAGGGCTATCAAGTTATTGCCATTGCGGGGCGTAA
- the hisA gene encoding phosphoribosylformimino-5-aminoimidazole carboxamide ribotide isomerase — MKFRPCIDLRNGKVVQIVGGTLSDNAQESVVTNFESARTPAQFAQMYQADQLFGGHVIALGPGNTQSALEALQAFPGGLQMGGGINPENAHTFLDAGASHVIVTSYVFSKGRMDMDKLNALVNAVGKDRLVLDLSCRKRDGQFWIVTDRWQNFTEMAVTPATLEHLSAFCDEFLIHGVDVEGKMQGIQEELVTMLGEHSPIPATYAGGASQFSDLDLVKSLGNGRVDLTIGSALDVFGGTIPYQEVVAWHESQK, encoded by the coding sequence ATGAAATTTCGACCCTGTATTGATCTTCGAAACGGCAAGGTGGTTCAGATTGTGGGTGGCACCCTGTCGGACAACGCCCAGGAGAGCGTTGTCACCAATTTTGAAAGCGCCCGAACCCCGGCACAATTTGCACAGATGTACCAGGCAGACCAGCTTTTCGGCGGTCACGTCATCGCCCTTGGCCCCGGCAATACGCAGTCAGCCCTTGAAGCACTGCAGGCCTTCCCCGGCGGACTTCAGATGGGTGGTGGTATAAATCCTGAAAATGCACACACCTTTCTGGATGCAGGGGCATCCCATGTCATCGTCACATCTTATGTGTTTTCCAAAGGCCGCATGGATATGGACAAGCTCAACGCCCTGGTTAATGCCGTGGGCAAAGACCGCCTGGTTTTAGACCTGAGCTGCCGGAAACGGGATGGCCAATTCTGGATTGTAACAGACCGCTGGCAAAATTTCACCGAGATGGCTGTAACCCCGGCCACGCTTGAACATCTGTCCGCATTCTGTGACGAATTTTTGATCCACGGTGTGGATGTGGAAGGCAAAATGCAGGGCATCCAGGAGGAACTTGTAACCATGCTCGGCGAACACAGCCCCATTCCGGCCACCTATGCCGGAGGGGCAAGCCAATTTTCAGACCTGGATCTTGTAAAAAGCCTTGGCAATGGCCGTGTGGACCTGACCATTGGTTCAGCCCTGGACGTCTTTGGCGGCACCATTCCTTACCAGGAGGTGGTGGCGTGGCATGAAAGTCAAAAATAG
- the trxC gene encoding thioredoxin TrxC, giving the protein MGDNQLIIRCTKCGAKNRVPENRISENPKCGKCGTILKIEVFDAPVNVTDADFDREVMQSSLPVLVDCWAPWCGPCRAVGPILDGLAKAYKGRLKIAKVNIDENPGTGSKYRIQSIPTMLFVKNGALVDQVTGALPKEALEARINSFI; this is encoded by the coding sequence ATGGGTGACAACCAATTGATTATCCGGTGTACCAAATGCGGGGCAAAAAACCGTGTACCTGAAAACAGAATTTCAGAAAACCCCAAGTGCGGCAAGTGCGGCACCATTTTGAAGATTGAAGTTTTTGATGCCCCCGTCAACGTGACGGATGCCGATTTTGACCGGGAGGTCATGCAGTCGTCTTTGCCGGTGCTGGTGGACTGCTGGGCACCCTGGTGCGGTCCCTGCCGGGCTGTGGGACCTATACTGGACGGCCTTGCAAAAGCGTACAAGGGGCGGCTTAAAATAGCCAAGGTCAATATCGATGAAAATCCGGGAACCGGCTCAAAATACCGGATTCAAAGTATTCCCACCATGCTTTTTGTGAAAAACGGTGCTTTGGTTGACCAAGTTACAGGCGCACTACCCAAGGAAGCGTTGGAAGCTCGAATCAACTCATTTATATAG
- a CDS encoding MlaE family lipid ABC transporter permease subunit, which yields MEPRRAIDFEDKFNGQGDILPELTIETAGQTTVMLFSGRLDASGVARIWDAAVKTVKKPGQTKIRMDLVSVDYMDMAGATFISHLIRLAGRTPTEQSDFLTGVKKEFAPLLELAEKSKDQSSVPPSKDSYIEKTGKDLVASLEDARVFITMVGEITAALFSCLKNPGRVRWADTWMVAERSGVNALPIVALISFIVGLVMAFQAAIPMRMFGAEIYVANLIGIAMVRELGPLMTAIVLAGRSASAFAAEIGTMKINEEIDALTVMGMEPVKFLIVPRIIAATLITPLLTVFSNFVGILGGMVVIVSLGYPPIAYYNQVVGFVSWEDLAGGLAKCFVFGLLIAATGCIRGYQTLRGPSAVGDATTRAVVSSIILIAVFDGIFSIIFFYLGI from the coding sequence ATGGAGCCCCGCAGGGCCATTGATTTTGAAGACAAATTTAACGGACAAGGGGATATTTTGCCTGAGCTGACCATTGAAACCGCAGGGCAGACCACGGTAATGCTTTTCTCAGGACGGCTGGACGCCTCGGGCGTGGCCAGGATTTGGGATGCCGCAGTTAAAACGGTTAAAAAACCAGGGCAGACAAAAATCCGAATGGACCTTGTTTCCGTTGATTACATGGACATGGCCGGTGCCACCTTTATCTCCCATTTGATCCGCCTGGCAGGCCGCACGCCCACAGAACAATCTGATTTTCTCACCGGCGTCAAAAAAGAGTTTGCTCCGCTTCTGGAGCTGGCTGAAAAATCCAAAGACCAGTCATCCGTCCCCCCGTCCAAGGACTCCTACATTGAAAAAACCGGTAAAGATCTGGTGGCCTCCCTTGAAGATGCCAGGGTATTCATCACCATGGTCGGAGAGATCACGGCCGCCCTGTTTTCCTGCCTGAAAAATCCGGGCCGTGTCCGGTGGGCCGACACCTGGATGGTGGCGGAACGTTCCGGGGTGAACGCACTGCCCATTGTGGCGCTGATCTCTTTTATTGTCGGACTGGTTATGGCATTCCAGGCCGCCATTCCCATGCGCATGTTCGGCGCAGAAATATATGTGGCCAACCTCATCGGCATTGCCATGGTCAGGGAACTTGGACCGTTGATGACTGCCATTGTCCTGGCCGGCCGCTCAGCCTCCGCCTTTGCCGCGGAAATCGGGACGATGAAGATCAACGAAGAGATTGATGCGCTCACGGTCATGGGCATGGAGCCGGTCAAATTCCTCATCGTTCCCAGGATCATTGCCGCCACCCTAATTACGCCGCTTTTAACGGTGTTCTCCAATTTTGTGGGCATCCTTGGCGGCATGGTTGTCATTGTTTCCCTTGGCTATCCGCCCATTGCCTATTACAATCAGGTGGTCGGATTTGTCTCCTGGGAGGATCTTGCCGGCGGCCTTGCCAAATGCTTTGTATTCGGTCTTCTCATTGCCGCCACCGGCTGCATCCGAGGGTATCAGACATTGAGGGGGCCTTCTGCCGTGGGCGATGCCACCACAAGGGCGGTGGTATCCTCGATTATTTTAATTGCCGTGTTTGACGGTATTTTTTCCATCATCTTCTTTTATCTGGGCATATGA
- a CDS encoding ABC-type transport auxiliary lipoprotein family protein — protein MKRLQPLTRLSIFMMLTFMLTATAFLTGCGIKNDYTKKQMFRLYADGNAPANESNRSAGVPLVVKRLDIAPEFSGAGFVYRLGQSRFTQDYYNNYMTSPDRMISDVMFEALVQSPQFAPAPSNRVPENVYQLWGKITSLYCDRHNASHVSAVVTMALNLDRLNKTGFTKVLSKTYSRQIPLGNDTSPQGYVTALNRGLAEIVKDILSDYQNLPIPADNP, from the coding sequence ATGAAGCGTCTCCAGCCTTTAACCCGTTTGTCCATTTTTATGATGCTCACCTTCATGTTGACTGCAACGGCCTTTTTGACCGGATGCGGGATTAAAAATGACTACACCAAAAAACAAATGTTCAGACTCTATGCCGACGGCAACGCCCCTGCCAATGAAAGTAATCGGTCAGCAGGCGTTCCGCTGGTGGTCAAACGCCTGGACATTGCCCCGGAATTCAGCGGCGCGGGATTTGTCTACCGATTGGGTCAAAGCAGATTCACCCAGGATTATTATAATAATTACATGACGTCACCGGACCGCATGATCAGTGATGTGATGTTTGAAGCCCTGGTCCAATCCCCCCAATTTGCCCCGGCTCCCAGCAACCGGGTTCCCGAAAACGTTTACCAGTTATGGGGCAAAATCACGTCACTTTATTGTGACCGGCACAATGCATCCCACGTATCGGCTGTGGTGACCATGGCGCTCAACCTTGACCGGTTGAATAAAACGGGATTTACAAAGGTATTGTCAAAAACCTATTCCCGGCAAATCCCCCTGGGCAACGATACCAGCCCCCAAGGATACGTTACGGCCCTGAACCGAGGATTAGCCGAAATTGTCAAAGATATTTTGTCGGATTACCAAAACCTGCCGATCCCGGCAGACAACCCATAG